A stretch of Crossiella cryophila DNA encodes these proteins:
- a CDS encoding YlxR family protein has product MTRTPLDLGRERRRRALRHPVRLTELEALDSNLAQRWGAVFVHEGPVRTCVGCRSRALATELLRLVVEDDSLVLDLRRRLPGRGAWLHPDPECLRLAERRRAFPRALRVPGPLDAVLVRDHLDQRA; this is encoded by the coding sequence GTGACGCGGACCCCGCTGGACCTGGGGCGGGAGCGGCGGCGGCGGGCGCTACGGCATCCGGTTCGGCTGACTGAGCTGGAAGCGTTAGACTCTAACTTGGCGCAACGCTGGGGAGCGGTTTTCGTGCACGAAGGTCCGGTACGGACGTGTGTCGGATGCCGGTCTCGGGCGTTGGCCACTGAGCTGCTGCGATTGGTGGTCGAGGACGATTCGCTCGTTCTCGATCTTCGCCGTAGGTTGCCCGGTAGGGGGGCCTGGTTGCACCCCGATCCGGAATGCCTGCGCCTGGCCGAGCGGCGTCGGGCGTTCCCGCGAGCGTTGCGCGTTCCGGGACCGCTGGACGCGGTGCTGGTCAGGGATCACCTCGACCAGCGAGCTTGA
- the nusA gene encoding transcription termination factor NusA: MNVDIAALRAIERDKDIPFETVLDAIETALLTAYKHTEGHAPHARVDIDRKSGLVRVLAQDLAHDGAIAQEWDDTPEGFGRIAATTARQVILQRLRDAEHEKTFGEFAAKENELVAGVVQRDARANSRGMVVVQIGDTEGVLPPAEQVPGEDYQHGNRIKCYVVGVSRGMRGPQITLSRTHPHLVRRLFALEVPEIADGTVEIAAVAREAGHRSKIAVRSTVPGVNAKGACIGPMGARVRNVMSELFGEKIDIVDYSEEPATFVGNALSPAKVVTVHVVDERAKTARVIVPDFQLSLAIGKEGQNARLAARLTGWRIDIRSDADPAGPGAGAAAAGATASGSAD, translated from the coding sequence GTGAACGTCGATATCGCCGCACTCCGGGCAATCGAACGGGACAAGGACATCCCCTTCGAGACTGTCCTGGACGCCATCGAGACCGCGCTGCTCACCGCGTACAAGCACACCGAGGGCCACGCCCCGCACGCCAGGGTCGACATCGACCGCAAGTCCGGCCTGGTGCGGGTGCTGGCGCAGGACCTCGCGCACGACGGGGCCATCGCCCAGGAGTGGGACGACACCCCGGAGGGCTTCGGCCGGATCGCGGCGACCACCGCACGCCAGGTCATCCTGCAGCGGCTGCGGGACGCCGAGCACGAGAAGACCTTCGGCGAGTTCGCGGCCAAGGAGAACGAGCTGGTCGCCGGGGTGGTGCAGCGCGACGCGCGGGCCAACTCCCGCGGCATGGTCGTGGTGCAGATCGGCGACACCGAGGGCGTGCTGCCCCCGGCCGAGCAGGTGCCCGGCGAGGACTACCAGCACGGCAACCGGATCAAGTGCTACGTGGTCGGCGTCTCCCGCGGCATGCGTGGCCCGCAGATCACCCTCTCCCGCACCCACCCGCACCTGGTGCGGCGGTTGTTCGCGCTGGAGGTCCCGGAGATCGCCGACGGCACCGTCGAGATCGCCGCGGTCGCCCGTGAGGCCGGTCACCGTTCCAAGATCGCGGTGCGCTCCACCGTGCCAGGGGTCAACGCCAAGGGCGCGTGCATCGGGCCGATGGGCGCCCGGGTGCGCAACGTGATGAGCGAGCTGTTCGGCGAGAAGATCGACATCGTCGACTACTCCGAGGAGCCCGCCACCTTCGTCGGCAACGCGCTCTCGCCGGCCAAGGTCGTCACAGTGCACGTGGTCGACGAGCGGGCGAAGACCGCCAGGGTGATCGTGCCGGACTTCCAGCTCTCGCTGGCCATTGGCAAGGAAGGTCAGAACGCCAGACTGGCCGCCAGGCTCACCGGCTGGCGGATCGACATCCGCAGTGACGCGGACCCCGCTGGACCTGGGGCGGGAGCGGCGGCGGCGGGCGCTACGGCATCCGGTTCGGCTGACTGA
- the rimP gene encoding ribosome maturation factor RimP, translated as MSSAPRDELVAQLEPLVRETVHQEGFELEELDIRQAGRRRLVRVVVDSDDGIGLDEIAKVSRSVSATLDANDAILASAYTLEVTSPGIDRPLTHPRHWRRNRLRLVKVRPLEGAEYIGRVGPADEHETGGVVLLVNDELRTVAYREMAKAIVEVEFRQPPAEELIKLDRCQGTDGSKEESK; from the coding sequence GTGTCCAGCGCGCCGCGCGACGAGCTCGTCGCCCAGCTCGAACCTCTAGTGCGGGAGACCGTGCACCAGGAGGGTTTCGAGCTGGAGGAGCTCGACATCCGGCAGGCGGGACGGCGTCGGCTGGTCAGGGTGGTCGTCGACTCCGACGACGGCATCGGACTGGACGAGATCGCCAAGGTGTCCCGCTCGGTGTCGGCCACTCTCGACGCCAACGACGCGATCCTGGCCAGCGCCTACACCCTCGAGGTCACCTCGCCGGGCATCGACCGGCCGCTCACCCACCCCCGCCACTGGCGGCGCAACCGGCTCCGGCTGGTGAAGGTGCGGCCGCTCGAGGGCGCCGAGTACATCGGCCGGGTCGGCCCGGCCGACGAGCACGAGACCGGCGGCGTGGTGCTGCTGGTGAACGACGAGTTGCGCACGGTCGCCTACCGCGAGATGGCCAAGGCCATCGTCGAGGTGGAGTTCCGCCAGCCGCCCGCCGAAGAACTGATCAAGCTGGACCGTTGCCAGGGCACGGACGGATCGAAGGAGGAGTCGAAGTGA
- a CDS encoding ferritin-like domain-containing protein: protein MTSPQPSGTTTTMEPEAMAAVQRALAAEHAADWAYGLATAFVKDSLQNALREGATLHRARRDSTERLLRDAGATPVAAEPGYAAPQPVTDQPTAITLLVTAETDATAAWRAVLERTADANLRRSSLDALTAAAVRATRWRKAGGATPLTVPFPGQP from the coding sequence ATGACCTCGCCCCAGCCCAGCGGCACGACCACCACGATGGAGCCCGAAGCCATGGCCGCCGTGCAACGCGCACTGGCCGCCGAACACGCCGCGGACTGGGCATACGGCCTGGCCACGGCGTTCGTGAAGGACTCACTGCAGAACGCACTCCGCGAAGGCGCCACCCTGCACCGGGCCCGCCGCGACAGCACCGAACGCCTGCTCCGCGACGCGGGCGCCACGCCGGTCGCCGCCGAGCCCGGCTACGCCGCACCACAGCCGGTAACCGACCAGCCAACGGCGATCACCCTCCTGGTCACCGCGGAAACCGACGCCACGGCCGCCTGGCGCGCGGTGCTGGAACGCACCGCAGACGCCAACCTGCGCAGATCCAGCCTGGACGCCTTGACCGCGGCCGCGGTCCGTGCGACCCGGTGGCGCAAGGCAGGGGGCGCGACGCCGCTCACAGTGCCGTTCCCCGGCCAGCCCTGA
- a CDS encoding DNRLRE domain-containing protein, with protein sequence MLVRRVAVVVALVSALVPVGSAQSQQQPVELVEARTEYTSTFANPDGSRTLMLHTGPVHVRDGGGWRPVDLTLRMVASGRVEPVAHPRALSLGGAGSTELARLVDGSARISRQWPTPLPAPLLAGNRATYPGARPGQDLVVTVTRNGFTQRLVPSGGGAGAPMAENGVDWSSGSDLVAEPVGVSLGPVLDTYVQSNILTAPMGDQPDVRVGTFDGAIVARSFLSWQLSGLRGKQVRRAELKLWNWHSWSCQPRGWQVWETGVADGKTAWSLQPAWLRLVAGSTRTLGYSANCPDGTVGVELTGLVREWAGGGAALGGLGLRAEDEADVFAWKKWSASEGGEGHPPRLEVTYQEG encoded by the coding sequence ATGCTCGTGCGCCGTGTCGCCGTTGTCGTTGCCCTTGTCAGTGCTCTTGTTCCGGTCGGATCCGCGCAGTCACAGCAACAACCTGTCGAACTTGTCGAGGCGCGGACCGAGTACACCTCGACGTTTGCCAATCCGGATGGCTCCCGCACGTTGATGCTGCACACCGGGCCGGTGCACGTGCGGGACGGTGGCGGCTGGCGACCGGTTGATCTCACGTTGCGGATGGTCGCGAGCGGCCGGGTCGAGCCTGTTGCCCATCCTCGGGCGTTGAGTCTCGGTGGGGCGGGAAGCACGGAGTTGGCGCGGCTGGTGGACGGGTCCGCCCGGATCAGTCGGCAGTGGCCGACGCCGTTGCCCGCGCCGTTGCTGGCGGGTAATCGTGCGACCTATCCGGGGGCGCGGCCTGGGCAGGACCTGGTGGTGACGGTGACTCGCAATGGGTTCACGCAGCGGTTGGTGCCCAGCGGTGGTGGAGCAGGGGCACCGATGGCTGAGAACGGGGTTGACTGGAGTAGTGGGTCGGATCTTGTGGCTGAGCCGGTGGGTGTGTCGCTGGGGCCCGTGCTCGACACCTACGTGCAGAGCAACATCCTGACCGCGCCGATGGGGGATCAGCCGGACGTTCGGGTTGGGACATTCGACGGGGCGATCGTCGCGCGGTCGTTTCTCAGCTGGCAGTTGTCGGGGTTGCGGGGGAAGCAGGTTCGGCGGGCTGAGTTGAAGCTGTGGAACTGGCATTCGTGGTCTTGTCAGCCGAGGGGCTGGCAGGTGTGGGAGACCGGGGTGGCTGACGGGAAGACCGCCTGGAGCCTGCAGCCGGCGTGGTTGCGACTGGTGGCTGGGTCGACCAGGACGCTGGGGTACTCGGCGAACTGTCCGGACGGCACGGTCGGGGTGGAGTTGACCGGGCTGGTGCGGGAGTGGGCTGGTGGCGGAGCCGCGTTGGGTGGGCTGGGGTTGCGGGCTGAGGACGAGGCCGATGTGTTCGCGTGGAAGAAGTGGTCGGCCAGCGAAGGTGGCGAGGGGCATCCGCCGCGGCTGGAAGTGACCTACCAGGAGGGATAA
- a CDS encoding DUF222 domain-containing protein, whose amino-acid sequence MSNDLRKRLRDQWRNLTKLQAEFSRTIGEADARGDYKLDRHTSMRSWLVRELHMTGSEASQRVCVARQLRELPKVTALFTDGQLPYPHVSLLARTRVGIGATAFTEVQSDLLATAQALDAARFRQHVRQVRQEHTPVRRGTAADQSGHGRLAIRTHEDGTVTLHGRLDQSGGATLQEALNTVLPTPTGTAPTPKSERRAEALITLCSRQLSSLRQNTSRRIPSWSVARMRPRHSHRHLASTHRPASTSVSPPNHRQTHTAAARTSAVNVASSIPLPRQGHTPGRRTFPDGSLTPALSGIERRLDAITSSARAT is encoded by the coding sequence ATGTCCAACGACCTGCGGAAACGCCTCCGCGACCAATGGCGGAACCTCACCAAGCTCCAGGCCGAGTTCAGCCGGACCATCGGCGAAGCCGACGCGCGCGGCGACTACAAACTCGACCGGCACACCTCGATGCGATCCTGGCTGGTCCGCGAATTGCACATGACCGGATCCGAAGCGTCCCAACGGGTTTGCGTCGCCCGGCAACTCCGCGAGCTGCCCAAGGTGACCGCATTGTTCACCGACGGCCAACTCCCCTACCCACATGTCAGCCTGCTCGCCCGCACCCGCGTCGGAATCGGCGCCACCGCGTTCACCGAAGTCCAGTCAGACCTCCTGGCCACAGCCCAAGCCCTCGACGCGGCCCGCTTTCGCCAGCACGTCAGACAGGTCCGCCAGGAACACACCCCTGTCCGGCGCGGCACCGCGGCAGACCAGTCAGGCCACGGTCGGCTGGCCATCCGAACCCACGAGGACGGCACGGTCACCCTGCACGGCCGACTGGATCAGTCTGGCGGCGCGACCCTGCAGGAGGCGCTGAACACCGTCCTGCCCACCCCGACCGGTACAGCCCCGACCCCGAAGTCCGAACGCCGTGCCGAGGCACTGATCACCTTGTGCAGCCGCCAACTCAGTTCGTTGCGGCAGAACACATCACGTCGGATCCCGAGCTGGTCGGTTGCCCGCATGCGCCCCCGCCACTCACATCGCCACCTCGCCAGCACGCACCGCCCAGCCAGCACCTCGGTGTCCCCGCCCAACCACCGGCAGACTCACACGGCAGCCGCCCGCACCTCGGCCGTCAACGTCGCCAGCTCCATCCCCCTGCCACGCCAGGGCCACACTCCCGGCCGTCGCACATTCCCCGACGGCAGCCTCACGCCTGCTCTGTCCGGCATCGAAAGACGCTTGGACGCCATCACGTCGAGCGCCAGGGCTACGTGA
- a CDS encoding aminotransferase class V-fold PLP-dependent enzyme, with protein sequence MRPTPGHNFEAPIGYLNTASIGIPPTFAADALTDSITRWRTGADTAPDFDAQVTRARAGFAALVGVPPGQVASGASVSQLIALVAGSIPDGTRVLTLSDDFTSVTFPFAAQAHRGITVTEVDPDKLLSTVEQFDLVAVSLVQSSTGSVLDADALREATSAAGVPVLLDVSQAAGWMPLSLGWADWVVGAAYKWLLSPRGAAWLAVRPDALERTLPLAANWYAGEDPWASIYGLPLRLANDARRLDLSPAWFAQVGAAAAIPWLAGLDLGAIRDHCVGLVDAVRRELGLQGNGSAITSLELTTEQVRRLRAAGVRFSMRAGRARLSFHLYNTAADVDLVLGALT encoded by the coding sequence GTGCGCCCCACCCCCGGACACAACTTCGAAGCCCCGATCGGCTACCTGAACACCGCCAGCATCGGAATCCCGCCCACCTTCGCGGCCGATGCCCTCACGGACTCCATCACCCGCTGGCGAACCGGCGCCGACACCGCCCCAGACTTTGACGCACAGGTCACTCGCGCCCGAGCAGGCTTCGCCGCCCTGGTAGGCGTCCCACCCGGACAGGTCGCCAGCGGTGCCAGCGTCTCCCAACTGATCGCGCTGGTCGCAGGCAGCATCCCAGACGGCACTCGCGTCCTTACCCTGTCCGACGACTTCACCAGCGTGACATTTCCCTTTGCCGCCCAAGCGCATCGCGGCATCACAGTCACCGAGGTCGACCCTGACAAGCTCCTGTCCACTGTGGAGCAGTTCGACCTGGTCGCGGTCAGCCTCGTGCAGTCGTCCACTGGCTCCGTGCTTGACGCCGACGCACTCCGCGAGGCGACCAGTGCCGCGGGCGTCCCGGTGCTGCTCGACGTCAGCCAAGCGGCCGGATGGATGCCGCTCTCGCTTGGCTGGGCCGACTGGGTCGTCGGTGCCGCCTACAAATGGCTGCTGTCACCCCGTGGCGCGGCCTGGCTCGCTGTCCGGCCGGACGCGCTCGAGCGCACGCTTCCGCTCGCCGCCAACTGGTACGCGGGAGAAGACCCGTGGGCCTCGATCTACGGTCTGCCGCTTCGGTTGGCGAACGATGCTCGACGCCTTGACCTGTCACCGGCGTGGTTCGCGCAAGTGGGTGCGGCGGCAGCGATTCCGTGGCTGGCGGGGTTGGACTTGGGGGCGATTCGCGACCACTGCGTGGGGCTGGTCGACGCTGTGCGCAGGGAACTTGGGCTTCAGGGGAATGGGTCAGCGATCACCTCTCTTGAACTGACCACAGAACAGGTCAGGCGCCTGCGGGCCGCGGGGGTTCGGTTCAGCATGCGGGCAGGTAGAGCACGCTTGTCGTTCCATCTCTACAACACCGCCGCGGACGTCGACCTTGTGTTGGGCGCCCTCACGTAG
- a CDS encoding secondary thiamine-phosphate synthase enzyme YjbQ, giving the protein MLTEEIEIRTGSVEVVYDLTAECERFLADAGERDGLLHVWVPHATAGLAVLETGAGSDDDLLAALRELLPKDDRWRHRHGSPGHGRDHVLPALLPPYATVPVLGGRMALGTWQSVCLVDTNVDNPVRKVRLSLLVG; this is encoded by the coding sequence GTGTTGACCGAGGAGATCGAGATCCGGACCGGATCAGTCGAGGTGGTCTACGACCTCACGGCCGAGTGCGAGCGATTCCTGGCGGACGCGGGTGAACGCGACGGTCTGCTGCACGTGTGGGTGCCACATGCGACGGCGGGACTTGCCGTGCTGGAGACCGGTGCGGGCAGCGATGATGACCTGTTGGCCGCGTTGCGGGAGCTGTTGCCGAAGGATGACCGGTGGCGGCATCGGCATGGTTCACCTGGGCATGGGCGGGATCACGTGCTGCCGGCGTTGCTGCCGCCCTATGCGACGGTGCCGGTGCTCGGTGGGCGGATGGCGCTCGGGACGTGGCAGTCGGTGTGTTTGGTGGACACCAATGTGGACAATCCGGTGCGGAAGGTGCGACTCAGCTTGCTGGTGGGGTGA
- a CDS encoding MFS transporter, producing the protein MADGVREGAGGAVGRGPLMRVVSAGVIGTTVEFYDFFLYGAAAATIFGPVFFPQADGLVGVLLALVTYAVGFVARPLGGVVFGHFGDRVGRKKLLAVSLLLMGVSSFLIGILPGYAEIGVVAPVLLTLLRLVQGFALGGEFGGAVLLVAEHGPARQRGFWTATPQTGGPLGNLLATAALAATAYSMSSADYTSWGWRIPFLASVVLVLVGLWVRLRVAESPLFAEVKREARPERAPLVTAFRRHPRQLFSVFAARVGENAAFYVFTIFLLVYANHIGLPAGAATVAVTVGSVVQVLAMLAGGALSDRLGRRPVAVVAAVLAAGWTAVFFPLVATKDQMWVLLAVGVGLLLHGLLTGAQAAFYAELFDTTVRYSGVSVGYQAATMLAGAAAPLVGTQLLRSTGSPAPVAWLLAACLGLTVVGMLIVPETRRSQLR; encoded by the coding sequence ATGGCTGACGGGGTTCGGGAGGGGGCTGGCGGCGCTGTGGGGCGTGGGCCGCTCATGCGGGTGGTGAGCGCGGGCGTCATTGGCACCACGGTCGAGTTCTACGACTTCTTCCTGTATGGCGCGGCTGCGGCGACGATCTTCGGGCCGGTGTTCTTTCCGCAGGCCGATGGCTTGGTCGGGGTGTTGCTCGCGCTGGTCACCTATGCGGTTGGGTTTGTCGCGCGGCCGTTGGGTGGAGTGGTGTTCGGGCACTTCGGCGACCGGGTTGGGCGGAAGAAGCTGCTCGCGGTCAGCTTGCTGCTGATGGGGGTGTCCTCGTTCCTGATCGGGATCCTTCCGGGGTATGCCGAGATCGGGGTTGTGGCGCCGGTGCTGCTGACGTTGTTGCGGCTGGTGCAGGGGTTCGCGCTGGGTGGTGAGTTCGGTGGGGCCGTGTTGCTCGTCGCTGAGCATGGGCCGGCTCGGCAGCGGGGGTTCTGGACGGCTACGCCGCAGACCGGTGGGCCGTTGGGGAACCTGCTGGCCACCGCCGCGCTGGCGGCGACCGCGTACTCGATGAGCAGCGCCGACTACACCTCCTGGGGCTGGCGGATTCCGTTCCTGGCGTCCGTGGTGCTGGTGCTGGTCGGGTTGTGGGTTCGGTTGCGGGTGGCCGAGTCGCCGTTGTTCGCCGAGGTGAAGCGGGAGGCTCGACCGGAGCGGGCACCGCTGGTGACGGCGTTTCGGCGGCATCCGCGGCAGTTGTTCAGCGTGTTCGCGGCGCGGGTTGGGGAGAACGCGGCGTTCTACGTCTTCACGATCTTTCTGCTCGTCTACGCGAACCACATCGGGTTGCCCGCGGGAGCGGCCACGGTGGCGGTGACGGTGGGCTCGGTGGTGCAGGTGCTGGCGATGCTTGCCGGTGGGGCCTTGTCAGACCGGCTCGGGCGGCGGCCGGTGGCGGTGGTCGCCGCGGTGCTGGCCGCCGGGTGGACGGCGGTGTTCTTCCCGCTGGTCGCGACCAAGGACCAGATGTGGGTGTTGCTCGCGGTGGGGGTGGGGTTGCTCCTGCACGGGTTGCTCACCGGGGCGCAGGCCGCCTTCTACGCGGAGCTGTTCGACACCACGGTGCGGTACTCGGGTGTGTCGGTCGGCTACCAGGCGGCGACGATGCTGGCTGGGGCGGCGGCGCCGCTGGTCGGGACGCAGCTGTTGCGGAGCACCGGGTCGCCGGCGCCGGTGGCGTGGCTGCTCGCGGCGTGCCTGGGTTTGACGGTGGTCGGCATGTTGATCGTGCCGGAGACCCGACGGTCCCAGCTGCGTTAG
- a CDS encoding HAD family hydrolase, which translates to MTPHTLVLWDIDLTLVDLRGTGADWYGTVLRRLAGQAIRHVPSMQGRTERAITTELLNRHGIPDTEDEVRRVFAALVDVVAEDRELLHERGSALPGAAAVLRALADTPGVVQSLVTGNLPEVARFKLDAFGLDEHVDFEVGGYGHESVERHPLVGTAVTLAERKYGVAFPAERVVVVGDTPHDVAAALHHGATAVGVTTGRCDAAELRAAGAHVVLPDLADTAGVLAALVR; encoded by the coding sequence ATGACGCCGCACACACTGGTGCTCTGGGACATCGATCTGACCCTGGTTGACCTGCGCGGAACCGGTGCTGACTGGTACGGGACCGTGCTGCGGCGGCTGGCTGGGCAGGCGATCCGGCATGTGCCGTCGATGCAGGGGCGGACCGAGCGCGCGATCACCACCGAGCTGCTGAACCGGCACGGCATCCCGGACACCGAGGACGAGGTGCGGCGGGTGTTCGCCGCGCTGGTCGACGTGGTGGCCGAGGACCGGGAGCTGCTGCACGAACGTGGCAGCGCGTTACCGGGGGCGGCGGCGGTGCTGCGGGCGCTGGCGGACACCCCTGGCGTGGTGCAGAGCCTGGTCACCGGGAATCTGCCGGAGGTCGCGCGGTTCAAGCTGGACGCGTTCGGGTTGGACGAGCACGTGGACTTCGAGGTCGGCGGGTACGGGCACGAGTCGGTGGAGCGGCATCCGCTGGTCGGCACGGCGGTGACGCTGGCCGAACGCAAGTACGGGGTGGCGTTCCCGGCTGAGCGGGTGGTCGTGGTGGGCGATACGCCGCATGACGTGGCTGCGGCGCTGCATCACGGGGCGACCGCGGTCGGAGTGACGACTGGGCGTTGTGACGCGGCCGAGTTGCGGGCGGCGGGGGCGCATGTGGTGTTGCCGGATCTGGCGGATACGGCGGGGGTGTTGGCGGCGCTGGTGCGCTGA
- a CDS encoding Xaa-Pro dipeptidyl-peptidase — translation MEHARRPVALLAGLVAVVTGSALLMPLSAAATPQGPVVGNETKPIYSHADAVKETVYIESKIDSDSDGKLDRIAADVMRPKETNSGLKVPIVMEASPYYQLAPLLTRERLDRQIPMLPKDFRRWYDEFFVPRGYAVVEVEMQGTARSDGCPTTGGKEDTRSIAASIDWLNGRAKAFYADGTPAVASWSTGAVGMLGGSYNGTLPTAVAATGIKGLKTIVPMSAISSWYDYTRDQGIGYSNGWDERYAEWLASYVASPAARERCKEQLKALGDNSGDDTFNYTSFWRERDYKPDVDNIRASVFVVHGQEDWNVKPGHYSKLWDLLAKNHIPRKLWLLRGGHVDPNGVRSAEWQAAMHRWMDHWLYGLDNGVMKEPIADIQRPDGKWETQTSWPDKKAEDTRLFFGPATDGVAGTLRSLPSWPSGNQSFTDDPQQTEVNAIGGPEAAKANRLAYLTPELKQPTRISGTSEVTVRVTPETTSTPLTGLLVDYGPASDPAFRPIVVTRGAIDVKNHLSLSWEHDLKPGQSYYVRWKLHPKDYIFAAGHRIGLVVVANNASYVSVDAKAGKNSISLLTSNIELPVVGGRKALGF, via the coding sequence ATGGAACACGCGCGCAGACCAGTCGCGCTGCTCGCCGGTCTGGTGGCTGTGGTCACCGGCTCGGCGTTGCTGATGCCGCTTTCCGCCGCGGCGACCCCGCAGGGGCCGGTGGTCGGCAACGAGACCAAGCCGATCTACTCCCACGCCGACGCGGTGAAGGAAACCGTCTACATCGAGTCCAAGATCGACAGTGACTCGGACGGCAAGCTCGACCGGATCGCCGCGGACGTCATGCGTCCCAAGGAGACCAACTCCGGCCTGAAGGTCCCGATCGTGATGGAGGCCAGCCCGTACTACCAGCTGGCCCCGTTGCTGACCCGGGAACGCCTTGACCGGCAGATCCCGATGCTGCCGAAGGACTTCCGTCGCTGGTACGACGAGTTCTTCGTGCCGCGCGGTTACGCCGTGGTCGAGGTCGAGATGCAGGGCACCGCCCGCTCCGACGGCTGCCCGACCACCGGCGGCAAGGAGGACACCAGGTCCATCGCCGCCTCCATCGACTGGCTCAACGGTCGCGCGAAGGCCTTCTACGCCGACGGCACCCCCGCCGTCGCCTCCTGGAGCACCGGCGCCGTTGGCATGCTCGGCGGCTCCTACAACGGCACCCTGCCGACCGCGGTCGCCGCGACCGGCATCAAGGGCCTCAAGACGATCGTCCCCATGTCGGCGATCTCCAGCTGGTACGACTACACCCGCGACCAGGGCATCGGCTACAGCAACGGCTGGGACGAGCGCTACGCCGAGTGGCTGGCCAGCTACGTCGCCAGCCCCGCCGCCCGCGAGCGGTGCAAGGAACAGCTCAAGGCGCTGGGTGACAACTCCGGCGACGACACGTTCAACTACACCTCGTTCTGGCGGGAACGCGACTACAAGCCGGACGTGGACAACATCCGCGCCTCGGTGTTCGTCGTGCACGGCCAGGAGGACTGGAACGTCAAGCCGGGCCACTACTCCAAGCTGTGGGACCTGCTGGCCAAGAACCACATCCCGCGCAAGCTGTGGCTGCTGCGCGGCGGGCACGTCGACCCGAACGGCGTCCGCTCGGCCGAGTGGCAGGCCGCCATGCACCGGTGGATGGACCACTGGCTGTACGGCCTGGACAACGGCGTGATGAAGGAGCCGATCGCCGACATCCAGCGCCCGGACGGCAAGTGGGAGACCCAGACCAGCTGGCCGGACAAGAAGGCGGAGGACACCCGCCTGTTCTTCGGCCCGGCCACCGACGGCGTCGCGGGCACCCTGCGCTCGCTGCCGAGCTGGCCGTCCGGGAACCAGTCGTTCACCGACGACCCGCAGCAGACCGAGGTCAACGCGATCGGCGGCCCGGAAGCGGCCAAGGCCAACCGCCTCGCCTACCTGACCCCCGAGCTGAAGCAGCCCACCAGGATCTCGGGCACCTCCGAGGTCACCGTCCGGGTCACCCCGGAGACCACCAGCACCCCGCTGACCGGTCTCCTGGTCGACTACGGCCCGGCCAGCGACCCGGCCTTCCGCCCGATCGTCGTCACCCGCGGCGCGATCGACGTGAAGAACCACCTGTCGCTGAGCTGGGAACACGACCTCAAGCCCGGCCAGTCCTACTACGTGCGCTGGAAGCTGCACCCGAAGGACTACATCTTCGCCGCCGGTCACCGCATCGGCCTGGTGGTCGTGGCCAACAACGCGAGCTACGTCTCGGTCGACGCCAAGGCCGGCAAGAACTCGATCTCGCTGCTGACCAGCAACATCGAGCTTCCGGTCGTCGGCGGCCGCAAGGCCCTCGGCTTCTGA